The Acidithiobacillus thiooxidans ATCC 19377 DNA window AAAGCTGATCATCGGCCAATAGCCATTGCACATTGTGCAGGTCGGCTAATTGGGCAAGGCGCCGGGCCTCACTGAGCATCGCCGGAGCCACATCCAGCCCCGTCACCTGCCCAAAGCGCCGCGCCAAAGGCAAGGACAGCCGCCCTACCCCGCAGCCAAAATCCAGCGCACTACCCGTCTGCCCGTTGGCACCAAAAAAGCGCGTGCATTGGTCCAACACCATATTGACGTAACGCTGACCGGAATCCAAAAATTGCGAGAGCTGCGCATCGGAAAGCGCTGGCTCCGCATAAGCCGCCTCACTCAACACCCCAAAATAAGGCCGCTCGCGCGCAATATGCCGCCAATCGGCATTACTGTCAGGAAGCATGGCTCACATGTTCGTATAGTAATGCACGGCTTCATTGATATCCTCAATGACCCGCAAACGCCCGTTTTCGAGAATGGCCGCATGATCACAATTACCCAGAATCAGATCAGAATGATGAGATACCAGCACCATCGCCTTGGTGGCTCGCCGTTTCAGTTCATCCTCACAGCGGCGGTTGAAACGCGCATCGCCCACCGAAATGACTTCATCTACCAGATAACAGTCAAAATCCACCGCCATGCTGATGGCAAAACTCAGGCGCGAATTCATGCCTGAAGAATAGCTTTTCACCGGCTCATCCAGATAAATCCCGAGTTCGGCAAAGTCTTCCACCTGCGCCACAGTTTCCTTCACATCAGCCCCATAAACCCGGGCAATGAGGCGGGCATTATCACGGCCCGTGAGGCTACCCTGAAAAGCCCCCCAAAAGCCAGGGGCCAGGAAACCGTCATACCGCGATGCACGGTTCCCGCATCGGCTCGCAAAGAACCGCTGATAATCTGAATGAGGGTGGATTTGCCCGCCCCGTTCGGACCCATAATACCCCAGCGTTCACCGGGGTGAATCTCCAGGGAAATATCATCCAGAATCAGACGCATATCCCGACCATGGTGGATGGGGAAGGATTTGCTAATACCAGAAAGAATCAGGCTGTTTTCATTCACGGATAATTACTCATCATCATCCCCCATGAGATGACCAGAATCTGGTTGGCATTATAAGGGCAAGCCGCTATGCGAACAATTTCGCGATCTGCCCCATGGGCAGGAACAGGCGCAAAGGGGTTTGCTGGAAAGGCTGAAAATCAAAATGCCGATAGAAGCTCTCGGCCCGCTGATCCTTGGCTTCCACAATCACCGCCATGGCCGCGATCTGTTGCGAAGATTGCAGGCTGCGATGAAGGGCATTTACCAGCAGGAACTCACCCAGCCCCTGACCACTGACCGAGTGGTCCACCGCCAACCTGCCCAGTAACGTGACCGGCAATTGTCCATAGCGCGGCAACTGCTTCATCAGGTCCGGCGGAAGCTCAGCCACCGGGATGATGGATGACGACAGGGTGTAGAAGCCGAGCACTACAGGGCTGTCTGCCTCAGTAAATACAAAAGGTGCGGCGACGCGCTTCTCGGCGTCTTGCCGCGCCTGCTCGCGCAGATAAGCATTCAACCGGTCATTGCCGCAATCGAACGTCTTGCGCTCGTGCGTTTTTTTAAGCGGAGCGATGTTTTCAGAGACCAAAGAAAGCGTCAATCAAAGCCCCGTTTTTTGTCGGTAGCTCCGGACGGCCTTACGGATACGCATGCCCGGCTCGGACGGTGCCAGCAAGGCACTGACAAAAGTGATTTGCTCTTCGCGAGACAAGCGGATGACTTCGTGCTCTTGCACGATCCTGCTCGCCGCTTCCTGAGTACTCTCAATGACTAGTTCACTTAAAGTGCGCCCTGTCAACTTGGCAGCGCGCTGAAAAAAGTCTTTCTGGTCGCTGGAGACGCGCGCCTCCAGGCGCGCATTGCGCGACTTGTCGGATGTTTCAGGCGTGTTCAGCATGGGCGACTCCGTAGAATGGATTTATGTCTTAGTTTTTATTGTACGGCACTTGTCCGTACTCATCAAGGGAGACGCTTTGACGCTATGCAGAGCGGCTTGTACTCTTCCAAACAGCGCACATCATGATCATTGGAAAATTATGGACCGCTTTCTGAGTATTCCCTGGATGGAGGCCTACGCCGCACACTGCAGCGCAGATGAATCATTGGCAGTGGCACTGAAAGGCTTCAATGCCAGCATTGAATACGGCTGGCTGGACAAAGACCACCCCAACATTTATCTGACGCTGGTCAATGGGTTACCACAAGATATTTCAGAAACCCCGCCGCAAAAAGCACTACTGCGTGTCCATGCCAGCCAGGAAACCTGGATGCGCATTCACCAGAGAGAACTGAGCGGCAAAAAGGCCTTTCTGACCCAAGAACTCCAGTTTCGCGGCTCCATGCTGACCTTGCTCAAATATATGGACCCTTTCAATACCACTTTCCGGCGCATGGGGGATATTCCCGCTACTTTTTAGGCGCGTACTGAGCATCGCTGGCAGCTTGTGCCTTGGGTTTTCTACGCTTGGGCTTCAGCTCGCAGATGATTTCCGCGCGCAGGCTGGCTTCATAACGCATGGCGAGGTCTGCCAGGGTCAACCCATACTGCTGATCAAAGGGTGCATCAAAACTTTTCAGTTTTTTGGCTGTGGCTGTTTTTTGCGCGACCACGGCATAGTCGGGACTTACCCCGGCCAGCACCTGCATCAATGATACGGGGGCATCCCCTGCGGCAAGCTCGGGAGATTCCTGCAAACGCAATATTTTATTGCGCAAATGGCTTTCAGTGGATACAAGAAAGGCAGATAGACTTTGACCCGCGATTTGATGAGAGCTCGGGAACCCCGGTGCCGGTCTTCAAAAGCGCGGTAAAAGTCGGGATCAGCCATCAAGTCTCCAGCATCCAGCGCAAAGTCTGTTCCATGGGGATGGGGGAGAATGGGCCGAGGTATTGTTGCATTCTGGCCGCAGAGCCCAGCAGGCGGGGGACTTCATTGGCGCGGACAAATGCCGGGTTCACCCGGATGTCCAGAGAGTGACCACTGAGTTGTTCGGTCAGGGCCATAATCTCGCGCAGGGAGTGGGCTTGCCCGGAGCAGACATTGAAGGTTTGCCCGACCACGTCTTTGGCATCCAGCAGGAGTTTTACATAGCGGTCCACCACATCGCGGACATCGGAAAAATCCCGGCTGACATCGAGATTGCCCAGTTCAACGAAAGGCGCACGGCGTTGGTAATGGCTGACAATTTTAGGAATAAGAAACTTGTGGTCCTGCCCAACGCCGGTGTAGTTGAAGGGACGAGTAATGACGATGGGCAGTTTATCCATCCAGTTATGGGCCATGTGCTCCATGGCTAACTTGCTACAGGCATAGTGATTGACCGGAGCCGGACAGATGCTTTCGTCGATGACTTCCACAGCGGGGGTGCCATACACATTGGCGGAACTGGCGAGCAGAATACGTCGCGGCGGTGTTTTGAGGGTGCTCAAGGCTTCCAGCAGATGGAGGGTGCCGAAAAGGTTGACGGCATAAAAAGCCTGGGCATCCCCATGACCGACGAAGGCCAGCCCGGCGAGATGGACTACATGGGTGGGCTGGACCTGGGCAACAGCGGCCTGTACGGAAGCGCCATCGGTCAGATCGGCACTGATTTCCTCGGCGTTTTGTGCTTCGTCCTGCACCAGGCCAATGACCTGGGCGCCACGGGCACGCAGGGCTTTGGCCAGATACTGCCCGGTAAAACCGCGCAGGCCAGTGACCAAAATTGTCTGGCCTGTAGCACTGAGTGTTGGCTTGGATTCAGGATGCGTCAATTTGGCCTCCGCAGGTTGTTCAGCCGTTCCTCTGCAAGTCGGCTTCGACCATCATGGCACACAGCTGTTCCAGCGTCGTGGGGGTTTCCCAACCGAGTTCGGTCTTGGCCTTGGCGGGGTTACCAATCAGCAGTTCCACTTCAGCAGGACGGTAGAACTTGGGATTGACGGCGACAATCACTTTGCCGGTGGCCGCATCTCTGCCGCATTCGGCTTCGCCCTGTCCTTGCCATTCCATAGTGATGCCTGCGGCTTTAGCGGCCATGGTCACAAAATCCCGGACGGATTCAGTACGACCTGTAGCCAGTACATAGGTATCCGGGGTGTCGGCCTGCAACATGCGCCACATGCCTTCCACATAATCCTTGGCATAGCCCCAGTCACGTTTGGCATCGAGATTGCCCAACTGCAGTTGATCGAGTTTGCCGAGTTTGATTTTGGCCATGCCGTCGGTGATTTTGCGGGTAACGAACTCCAGACCGCGCAGGGGACTTTCGTGGTTGAACAGAATGCCGCTGCTCCCGAAGATGCCGTAGCTTTCGCGGTAGTTGATGGTCATCCAGTGCGCGTAGAGTTTAGCCACCCCATAAGGGCTGCGGGGATAGAAGTTGGTGTTTTCATCCTGGGGAATGGCTTGGACCTTACCGAACATTTCGGAAGTACTGGCTTGATAGAAGCGGATTTTGGGATTGACGATGCGAATAGCTTCGAGCAGGTTCAAGGCACCCAAGCCGGTAATCTGACCAGTAGTGTGGGGC harbors:
- a CDS encoding ATP-binding cassette domain-containing protein, which produces MNENSLILSGISKSFPIHHGRDMRLILDDISLEIHPGERWGIMGPNGAGKSTLIQIISGSLRADAGTVHRGMTVSWPLAFGGLFRVASRAVIMPASLPGFMGLM
- a CDS encoding GNAT family N-acetyltransferase → MTLSLVSENIAPLKKTHERKTFDCGNDRLNAYLREQARQDAEKRVAAPFVFTEADSPVVLGFYTLSSSIIPVAELPPDLMKQLPRYGQLPVTLLGRLAVDHSVSGQGLGEFLLVNALHRSLQSSQQIAAMAVIVEAKDQRAESFYRHFDFQPFQQTPLRLFLPMGQIAKLFA
- a CDS encoding DUF1778 domain-containing protein codes for the protein MLNTPETSDKSRNARLEARVSSDQKDFFQRAAKLTGRTLSELVIESTQEAASRIVQEHEVIRLSREEQITFVSALLAPSEPGMRIRKAVRSYRQKTGL
- a CDS encoding SCP2 sterol-binding domain-containing protein; translation: MDRFLSIPWMEAYAAHCSADESLAVALKGFNASIEYGWLDKDHPNIYLTLVNGLPQDISETPPQKALLRVHASQETWMRIHQRELSGKKAFLTQELQFRGSMLTLLKYMDPFNTTFRRMGDIPATF
- a CDS encoding GDP-mannose 4,6-dehydratase encodes the protein MTHPESKPTLSATGQTILVTGLRGFTGQYLAKALRARGAQVIGLVQDEAQNAEEISADLTDGASVQAAVAQVQPTHVVHLAGLAFVGHGDAQAFYAVNLFGTLHLLEALSTLKTPPRRILLASSANVYGTPAVEVIDESICPAPVNHYACSKLAMEHMAHNWMDKLPIVITRPFNYTGVGQDHKFLIPKIVSHYQRRAPFVELGNLDVSRDFSDVRDVVDRYVKLLLDAKDVVGQTFNVCSGQAHSLREIMALTEQLSGHSLDIRVNPAFVRANEVPRLLGSAARMQQYLGPFSPIPMEQTLRWMLET
- the gmd gene encoding GDP-mannose 4,6-dehydratase, with the translated sequence MNVIITGITGQDGAYLTQLLLEKGCTVYGTYRRTSSVSFWRLEELGVADNPNLHLVEFDLTDLGSAIRLIESSGATEVYNLAAQSFVGVSFDQPHTTGQITGLGALNLLEAIRIVNPKIRFYQASTSEMFGKVQAIPQDENTNFYPRSPYGVAKLYAHWMTINYRESYGIFGSSGILFNHESPLRGLEFVTRKITDGMAKIKLGKLDQLQLGNLDAKRDWGYAKDYVEGMWRMLQADTPDTYVLATGRTESVRDFVTMAAKAAGITMEWQGQGEAECGRDAATGKVIVAVNPKFYRPAEVELLIGNPAKAKTELGWETPTTLEQLCAMMVEADLQRNG